Proteins from one Pagrus major chromosome 1, Pma_NU_1.0 genomic window:
- the LOC141002785 gene encoding ETS-related transcription factor Elf-2-like isoform X1: MTSVVLVDAGGTVVEYVTAEEDPQQEGDCEVDMEFEGEVEGECEAEEAYEEVQDREEAEYYPAVIVEEVPGANLAEEQGYSAQVVVYEDEAYLMQEVGDEQEVETEGEAVEASVHGTSIHCSDKTFEAAEALLRMDSPSSLREDRSPEAFVPPCVATPDFLHAAMRPDMITETEVEISTEECCEEEDEEIGLLEEPEPEHGHEPVRKRRAGRKPKTHQSSISNGSPDLGIKKKPREGKAGSTTYLWEFLLDLLQDKNTCPRFIKWTQREKGIFKLVDSKAVSKLWGKHKNKPDMNYETMGRALRYYYQRGILAKVEGQRLVYQFKEMPKNIVIIDDDKADMPSPDDLIGSETSSYERVLPSPDVLMQASDLSSSKKPNILRGNRANVVHAPVATGSKTVAGGGVAAAGVSRIVAVSGAPDGSQVQQSHAAIISNASGPRTVRVAMQVPVVMTTSLGQKISTVAMQQPAGTTGAAGHTALLTNTSAIGATGNTNSQQKVVIQTIPTMVPATAENGDKITVQLAKIITIPAHQLAQCQLQTSTGTNKSGIGASPTGISLLGSPLTVRALAPVNVAPGTQVMRLTVPTQTQQQTLVVSQPGSGAGVVTVSTANQTLTAQPRLISGVINGSELVIGAPAGGAVEKLKAAGVQIQAVQVPVAVQQNVQSEAMDTEVVFKLETPDVTIKSEEPEC, translated from the exons ATGACCTCAGTGGTGCTGGTCGACGCTGGTGGGACAGTGGTGGAGTATGTCACAGCCGAGGAGGACCCCCAGCAG GAGGGAGACTGTGAGGTGGACATGGAGTTTGAAGGAGAGGTGGAAGGCGAGTGTGAAGCTGAGGAGGCCTATGAAGAAGtacaggacagagaggaggccGAGTACTACCCAGCAGTCATAGTGGAGGAGGTTCCTGGTGCTAACCTTGCCGAGGAGCAGGGTTACTCAGCCCAGGTGGTGGTGTATGAGGACGAGGCCTACCTGATGCAGGAAGTGGGCGATgagcaggaggtggagacaGAAGGGGAGGCAG tggagGCGTCTGTCCATGGCACCAGCATCCACTGCTCTGACAAGACCTTTGAGGCTGCAGAGGCTCTGCTACGCATGGATTCACCTTCCAGCCTCAGAGAAGACCGCAGCCCAG AAGCTTTTGTCCCACCTTGCGTAGCGACACCAGACTTCCTTCACGCTGCCATGCGTCCTGACATGATCACAGAAACGGAGGTGGAGATATCAACAGAAGAGTGCTgcgaggaggaagatgaggagatTGGCCTTCTTGAGGAGCCAGAACCAGAGCACGGCCACGAGCCTGTCAGGAAGAGGAGAG CAGGACGGAAGCCAAAGACGCATCAGTCATCTATTTCCAACGGCTCACCAGACCTTGGCATCAAGAAGAAACCAAGAGAGGGGAAAG CAGGGAGCACCACCTACCTGTGGGAGTTCCTGTTGGACCTCCTCCAGGACAAGAACACCTGTCCTAGGTTCATCAAGTGgacccagagagagaaaggcatcTTCAAACTGGTCGACTCAAAGGCTGTGTCCAAACTGTGGGGCAAACACAAGAACAAGCCTGACATGAACTATGAGACCATGGGACGGGCACTCag ATATTACTACCAGCGGGGCATCCTCGCCAAGGTAGAGGGCCAGCGCCTGGTTTACCAGTTCAAAGAGATGCCCAAAAACATAGTCATCATCGACGATGACAAGGCAGACATGCCCTCCCCTGATGATCTGATTGGCTCAGAGACCTCATCCTATGAGCGCGTGCTGCCCTCGCCAGATGTGCTGATGCAGGCAAGCGATCTGTCATCCTCCAAGAAGCCCAACATCCTGCGGGGTAACCGGGCCAACGTGGTCCACGCGCCTGTTGCCACAGGCAGCAAGACAGTGGCAGGAGGCGGTGTAGCGGCGGCAGGGGTATCGAGGATAGTGGCGGTTTCAGGAGCACCAGATGGGAGTCAGGTCCAGCAGTCTCACGCTGCTATCATCTCTAACGCCAGTGGGCCCAG GACGGTGCGGGTGGCAATGCAGGTGCCTGTGGTCATGACAACATCGCTGGGTCAGAAGATTTCCACCGTTGCCATGCAGCAGCCGGCAGGAACGACAGGGGCAGCAGGCCACACCGCCCTCCTCACCAACACTTCGGCTATTGGTGCTACTGGTAACACCAACTCACAACAGAAG GTTGTGATTCAGACCATCCCCACCATGGTCCCGGCCACAGCAGAGAACGGGGACAAGATCACTGTCCAGCTGGCTAAGATTATCACAATCCCAGCCCACCAGTTAGCTCAGTGTCAGCTCCAGACCTCCACAGGCACAAACAAGTCTGGCATCGGGGCCTCACCAACAGGCATCAGCCTCCTCGGGAGCCCCCTGACAGTCCGGGCCCTGGCACCTGTCAACGTCGCCCCGGGAACGCAAGTGATGAGACTCACCGTACCAAcgcagacacaacaacagactcTGGTGGTGTCACAGCCGGGCAGCGGGGCGGGGGTTGTAACCGtatcaacagccaatcagacgtTGACGGCACAGCCTCGGCTCATAAGCGGCGTCATTAATGGTTCGGAGCTGGTCATAGGAGCACCAGCGGGCGGAGCAGTAGAGAAGCTGAAGGCTGCAGGAGTCCAGATCCAAGCTGTGCAGGTGCCGGTTGCAGTCCAGCAGAATGTCCAGTCAGAGGCCATGGACACTGAAGTGGTTTTCAAACTAGAAACGCCTGATGTGACGATAAAGTCAGAAGAGCCCGAGTGTTGA
- the LOC141002785 gene encoding ETS-related transcription factor Elf-2-like isoform X3 — MATSQHEGHANQLDLLIRAVEASVHGTSIHCSDKTFEAAEALLRMDSPSSLREDRSPEAFVPPCVATPDFLHAAMRPDMITETEVEISTEECCEEEDEEIGLLEEPEPEHGHEPVRKRRAGRKPKTHQSSISNGSPDLGIKKKPREGKAGSTTYLWEFLLDLLQDKNTCPRFIKWTQREKGIFKLVDSKAVSKLWGKHKNKPDMNYETMGRALRYYYQRGILAKVEGQRLVYQFKEMPKNIVIIDDDKADMPSPDDLIGSETSSYERVLPSPDVLMQASDLSSSKKPNILRGNRANVVHAPVATGSKTVAGGGVAAAGVSRIVAVSGAPDGSQVQQSHAAIISNASGPRTVRVAMQVPVVMTTSLGQKISTVAMQQPAGTTGAAGHTALLTNTSAIGATGNTNSQQKVVIQTIPTMVPATAENGDKITVQLAKIITIPAHQLAQCQLQTSTGTNKSGIGASPTGISLLGSPLTVRALAPVNVAPGTQVMRLTVPTQTQQQTLVVSQPGSGAGVVTVSTANQTLTAQPRLISGVINGSELVIGAPAGGAVEKLKAAGVQIQAVQVPVAVQQNVQSEAMDTEVVFKLETPDVTIKSEEPEC; from the exons ATGGCGACTTCACAGCATGAGGGACACGCAAACCAGCTCGATTTACTCATCAGAGCCG tggagGCGTCTGTCCATGGCACCAGCATCCACTGCTCTGACAAGACCTTTGAGGCTGCAGAGGCTCTGCTACGCATGGATTCACCTTCCAGCCTCAGAGAAGACCGCAGCCCAG AAGCTTTTGTCCCACCTTGCGTAGCGACACCAGACTTCCTTCACGCTGCCATGCGTCCTGACATGATCACAGAAACGGAGGTGGAGATATCAACAGAAGAGTGCTgcgaggaggaagatgaggagatTGGCCTTCTTGAGGAGCCAGAACCAGAGCACGGCCACGAGCCTGTCAGGAAGAGGAGAG CAGGACGGAAGCCAAAGACGCATCAGTCATCTATTTCCAACGGCTCACCAGACCTTGGCATCAAGAAGAAACCAAGAGAGGGGAAAG CAGGGAGCACCACCTACCTGTGGGAGTTCCTGTTGGACCTCCTCCAGGACAAGAACACCTGTCCTAGGTTCATCAAGTGgacccagagagagaaaggcatcTTCAAACTGGTCGACTCAAAGGCTGTGTCCAAACTGTGGGGCAAACACAAGAACAAGCCTGACATGAACTATGAGACCATGGGACGGGCACTCag ATATTACTACCAGCGGGGCATCCTCGCCAAGGTAGAGGGCCAGCGCCTGGTTTACCAGTTCAAAGAGATGCCCAAAAACATAGTCATCATCGACGATGACAAGGCAGACATGCCCTCCCCTGATGATCTGATTGGCTCAGAGACCTCATCCTATGAGCGCGTGCTGCCCTCGCCAGATGTGCTGATGCAGGCAAGCGATCTGTCATCCTCCAAGAAGCCCAACATCCTGCGGGGTAACCGGGCCAACGTGGTCCACGCGCCTGTTGCCACAGGCAGCAAGACAGTGGCAGGAGGCGGTGTAGCGGCGGCAGGGGTATCGAGGATAGTGGCGGTTTCAGGAGCACCAGATGGGAGTCAGGTCCAGCAGTCTCACGCTGCTATCATCTCTAACGCCAGTGGGCCCAG GACGGTGCGGGTGGCAATGCAGGTGCCTGTGGTCATGACAACATCGCTGGGTCAGAAGATTTCCACCGTTGCCATGCAGCAGCCGGCAGGAACGACAGGGGCAGCAGGCCACACCGCCCTCCTCACCAACACTTCGGCTATTGGTGCTACTGGTAACACCAACTCACAACAGAAG GTTGTGATTCAGACCATCCCCACCATGGTCCCGGCCACAGCAGAGAACGGGGACAAGATCACTGTCCAGCTGGCTAAGATTATCACAATCCCAGCCCACCAGTTAGCTCAGTGTCAGCTCCAGACCTCCACAGGCACAAACAAGTCTGGCATCGGGGCCTCACCAACAGGCATCAGCCTCCTCGGGAGCCCCCTGACAGTCCGGGCCCTGGCACCTGTCAACGTCGCCCCGGGAACGCAAGTGATGAGACTCACCGTACCAAcgcagacacaacaacagactcTGGTGGTGTCACAGCCGGGCAGCGGGGCGGGGGTTGTAACCGtatcaacagccaatcagacgtTGACGGCACAGCCTCGGCTCATAAGCGGCGTCATTAATGGTTCGGAGCTGGTCATAGGAGCACCAGCGGGCGGAGCAGTAGAGAAGCTGAAGGCTGCAGGAGTCCAGATCCAAGCTGTGCAGGTGCCGGTTGCAGTCCAGCAGAATGTCCAGTCAGAGGCCATGGACACTGAAGTGGTTTTCAAACTAGAAACGCCTGATGTGACGATAAAGTCAGAAGAGCCCGAGTGTTGA
- the LOC141002785 gene encoding ETS-related transcription factor Elf-2-like isoform X2 → MTSVVLVDAGGTVVEYVTAEEDPQQEGDCEVDMEFEGEVEGECEAEEAYEEVQDREEAEYYPAVIVEEVPGANLAEEQGYSAQVVVYEDEAYLMQEVGDEQEVETEGEAVEASVHGTSIHCSDKTFEAAEALLRMDSPSSLREDRSPEAFVPPCVATPDFLHAAMRPDMITETEVEISTEECCEEEDEEIGLLEEPEPEHGHEPVRKRRAGRKPKTHQSSISNGSPDLGIKKKPREGKGSTTYLWEFLLDLLQDKNTCPRFIKWTQREKGIFKLVDSKAVSKLWGKHKNKPDMNYETMGRALRYYYQRGILAKVEGQRLVYQFKEMPKNIVIIDDDKADMPSPDDLIGSETSSYERVLPSPDVLMQASDLSSSKKPNILRGNRANVVHAPVATGSKTVAGGGVAAAGVSRIVAVSGAPDGSQVQQSHAAIISNASGPRTVRVAMQVPVVMTTSLGQKISTVAMQQPAGTTGAAGHTALLTNTSAIGATGNTNSQQKVVIQTIPTMVPATAENGDKITVQLAKIITIPAHQLAQCQLQTSTGTNKSGIGASPTGISLLGSPLTVRALAPVNVAPGTQVMRLTVPTQTQQQTLVVSQPGSGAGVVTVSTANQTLTAQPRLISGVINGSELVIGAPAGGAVEKLKAAGVQIQAVQVPVAVQQNVQSEAMDTEVVFKLETPDVTIKSEEPEC, encoded by the exons ATGACCTCAGTGGTGCTGGTCGACGCTGGTGGGACAGTGGTGGAGTATGTCACAGCCGAGGAGGACCCCCAGCAG GAGGGAGACTGTGAGGTGGACATGGAGTTTGAAGGAGAGGTGGAAGGCGAGTGTGAAGCTGAGGAGGCCTATGAAGAAGtacaggacagagaggaggccGAGTACTACCCAGCAGTCATAGTGGAGGAGGTTCCTGGTGCTAACCTTGCCGAGGAGCAGGGTTACTCAGCCCAGGTGGTGGTGTATGAGGACGAGGCCTACCTGATGCAGGAAGTGGGCGATgagcaggaggtggagacaGAAGGGGAGGCAG tggagGCGTCTGTCCATGGCACCAGCATCCACTGCTCTGACAAGACCTTTGAGGCTGCAGAGGCTCTGCTACGCATGGATTCACCTTCCAGCCTCAGAGAAGACCGCAGCCCAG AAGCTTTTGTCCCACCTTGCGTAGCGACACCAGACTTCCTTCACGCTGCCATGCGTCCTGACATGATCACAGAAACGGAGGTGGAGATATCAACAGAAGAGTGCTgcgaggaggaagatgaggagatTGGCCTTCTTGAGGAGCCAGAACCAGAGCACGGCCACGAGCCTGTCAGGAAGAGGAGAG CAGGACGGAAGCCAAAGACGCATCAGTCATCTATTTCCAACGGCTCACCAGACCTTGGCATCAAGAAGAAACCAAGAGAGGGGAAAG GGAGCACCACCTACCTGTGGGAGTTCCTGTTGGACCTCCTCCAGGACAAGAACACCTGTCCTAGGTTCATCAAGTGgacccagagagagaaaggcatcTTCAAACTGGTCGACTCAAAGGCTGTGTCCAAACTGTGGGGCAAACACAAGAACAAGCCTGACATGAACTATGAGACCATGGGACGGGCACTCag ATATTACTACCAGCGGGGCATCCTCGCCAAGGTAGAGGGCCAGCGCCTGGTTTACCAGTTCAAAGAGATGCCCAAAAACATAGTCATCATCGACGATGACAAGGCAGACATGCCCTCCCCTGATGATCTGATTGGCTCAGAGACCTCATCCTATGAGCGCGTGCTGCCCTCGCCAGATGTGCTGATGCAGGCAAGCGATCTGTCATCCTCCAAGAAGCCCAACATCCTGCGGGGTAACCGGGCCAACGTGGTCCACGCGCCTGTTGCCACAGGCAGCAAGACAGTGGCAGGAGGCGGTGTAGCGGCGGCAGGGGTATCGAGGATAGTGGCGGTTTCAGGAGCACCAGATGGGAGTCAGGTCCAGCAGTCTCACGCTGCTATCATCTCTAACGCCAGTGGGCCCAG GACGGTGCGGGTGGCAATGCAGGTGCCTGTGGTCATGACAACATCGCTGGGTCAGAAGATTTCCACCGTTGCCATGCAGCAGCCGGCAGGAACGACAGGGGCAGCAGGCCACACCGCCCTCCTCACCAACACTTCGGCTATTGGTGCTACTGGTAACACCAACTCACAACAGAAG GTTGTGATTCAGACCATCCCCACCATGGTCCCGGCCACAGCAGAGAACGGGGACAAGATCACTGTCCAGCTGGCTAAGATTATCACAATCCCAGCCCACCAGTTAGCTCAGTGTCAGCTCCAGACCTCCACAGGCACAAACAAGTCTGGCATCGGGGCCTCACCAACAGGCATCAGCCTCCTCGGGAGCCCCCTGACAGTCCGGGCCCTGGCACCTGTCAACGTCGCCCCGGGAACGCAAGTGATGAGACTCACCGTACCAAcgcagacacaacaacagactcTGGTGGTGTCACAGCCGGGCAGCGGGGCGGGGGTTGTAACCGtatcaacagccaatcagacgtTGACGGCACAGCCTCGGCTCATAAGCGGCGTCATTAATGGTTCGGAGCTGGTCATAGGAGCACCAGCGGGCGGAGCAGTAGAGAAGCTGAAGGCTGCAGGAGTCCAGATCCAAGCTGTGCAGGTGCCGGTTGCAGTCCAGCAGAATGTCCAGTCAGAGGCCATGGACACTGAAGTGGTTTTCAAACTAGAAACGCCTGATGTGACGATAAAGTCAGAAGAGCCCGAGTGTTGA
- the LOC141002785 gene encoding ETS-related transcription factor Elf-2-like isoform X4, with protein sequence MATSQHEGHANQLDLLIRAVEASVHGTSIHCSDKTFEAAEALLRMDSPSSLREDRSPEAFVPPCVATPDFLHAAMRPDMITETEVEISTEECCEEEDEEIGLLEEPEPEHGHEPVRKRRAGRKPKTHQSSISNGSPDLGIKKKPREGKGSTTYLWEFLLDLLQDKNTCPRFIKWTQREKGIFKLVDSKAVSKLWGKHKNKPDMNYETMGRALRYYYQRGILAKVEGQRLVYQFKEMPKNIVIIDDDKADMPSPDDLIGSETSSYERVLPSPDVLMQASDLSSSKKPNILRGNRANVVHAPVATGSKTVAGGGVAAAGVSRIVAVSGAPDGSQVQQSHAAIISNASGPRTVRVAMQVPVVMTTSLGQKISTVAMQQPAGTTGAAGHTALLTNTSAIGATGNTNSQQKVVIQTIPTMVPATAENGDKITVQLAKIITIPAHQLAQCQLQTSTGTNKSGIGASPTGISLLGSPLTVRALAPVNVAPGTQVMRLTVPTQTQQQTLVVSQPGSGAGVVTVSTANQTLTAQPRLISGVINGSELVIGAPAGGAVEKLKAAGVQIQAVQVPVAVQQNVQSEAMDTEVVFKLETPDVTIKSEEPEC encoded by the exons ATGGCGACTTCACAGCATGAGGGACACGCAAACCAGCTCGATTTACTCATCAGAGCCG tggagGCGTCTGTCCATGGCACCAGCATCCACTGCTCTGACAAGACCTTTGAGGCTGCAGAGGCTCTGCTACGCATGGATTCACCTTCCAGCCTCAGAGAAGACCGCAGCCCAG AAGCTTTTGTCCCACCTTGCGTAGCGACACCAGACTTCCTTCACGCTGCCATGCGTCCTGACATGATCACAGAAACGGAGGTGGAGATATCAACAGAAGAGTGCTgcgaggaggaagatgaggagatTGGCCTTCTTGAGGAGCCAGAACCAGAGCACGGCCACGAGCCTGTCAGGAAGAGGAGAG CAGGACGGAAGCCAAAGACGCATCAGTCATCTATTTCCAACGGCTCACCAGACCTTGGCATCAAGAAGAAACCAAGAGAGGGGAAAG GGAGCACCACCTACCTGTGGGAGTTCCTGTTGGACCTCCTCCAGGACAAGAACACCTGTCCTAGGTTCATCAAGTGgacccagagagagaaaggcatcTTCAAACTGGTCGACTCAAAGGCTGTGTCCAAACTGTGGGGCAAACACAAGAACAAGCCTGACATGAACTATGAGACCATGGGACGGGCACTCag ATATTACTACCAGCGGGGCATCCTCGCCAAGGTAGAGGGCCAGCGCCTGGTTTACCAGTTCAAAGAGATGCCCAAAAACATAGTCATCATCGACGATGACAAGGCAGACATGCCCTCCCCTGATGATCTGATTGGCTCAGAGACCTCATCCTATGAGCGCGTGCTGCCCTCGCCAGATGTGCTGATGCAGGCAAGCGATCTGTCATCCTCCAAGAAGCCCAACATCCTGCGGGGTAACCGGGCCAACGTGGTCCACGCGCCTGTTGCCACAGGCAGCAAGACAGTGGCAGGAGGCGGTGTAGCGGCGGCAGGGGTATCGAGGATAGTGGCGGTTTCAGGAGCACCAGATGGGAGTCAGGTCCAGCAGTCTCACGCTGCTATCATCTCTAACGCCAGTGGGCCCAG GACGGTGCGGGTGGCAATGCAGGTGCCTGTGGTCATGACAACATCGCTGGGTCAGAAGATTTCCACCGTTGCCATGCAGCAGCCGGCAGGAACGACAGGGGCAGCAGGCCACACCGCCCTCCTCACCAACACTTCGGCTATTGGTGCTACTGGTAACACCAACTCACAACAGAAG GTTGTGATTCAGACCATCCCCACCATGGTCCCGGCCACAGCAGAGAACGGGGACAAGATCACTGTCCAGCTGGCTAAGATTATCACAATCCCAGCCCACCAGTTAGCTCAGTGTCAGCTCCAGACCTCCACAGGCACAAACAAGTCTGGCATCGGGGCCTCACCAACAGGCATCAGCCTCCTCGGGAGCCCCCTGACAGTCCGGGCCCTGGCACCTGTCAACGTCGCCCCGGGAACGCAAGTGATGAGACTCACCGTACCAAcgcagacacaacaacagactcTGGTGGTGTCACAGCCGGGCAGCGGGGCGGGGGTTGTAACCGtatcaacagccaatcagacgtTGACGGCACAGCCTCGGCTCATAAGCGGCGTCATTAATGGTTCGGAGCTGGTCATAGGAGCACCAGCGGGCGGAGCAGTAGAGAAGCTGAAGGCTGCAGGAGTCCAGATCCAAGCTGTGCAGGTGCCGGTTGCAGTCCAGCAGAATGTCCAGTCAGAGGCCATGGACACTGAAGTGGTTTTCAAACTAGAAACGCCTGATGTGACGATAAAGTCAGAAGAGCCCGAGTGTTGA